In the Methanosphaera stadtmanae DSM 3091 genome, TTAAAGAAATGGATATTGAACACCCAGCAGCAAAAATGTTAGTAGAAGTAGCAAAAACACAAGAAGACGAAGTTGGAGATGGAACAACAACAGCTGTAATAATTGCTGGTGAATTACTCAAAAGATCAGAAGAATTATTAGACCAAGAAATCCACCCAACAATCATTGCATTAGGATACAGACAAGCAGCTCAAAAAGCAATAGAATTATTAGATCAAATATCCATTGATGCTGATGATAAAGACACTCTTCTAAAAGTTGCAATGACAGCAATGACAGGAAAAGGAACAGAAAAAGCAAGAGAACCATTAGCAGAACTTATTGTAGGGGCAGTAAGTCAAGTAGTTGAAGATGGTAAAGTAGATTCAGAACAAATAAAAATTGAATCTAAAGATGGAGCAGCTATTGAAGATTCAGAATTAGTATCTGGAGTAATCATAGACAAAGAAAAAGTACATCCTGGTATGCCATCAGAAATAAATGGTGCAAAAATTGCATTAGTTAACAGTGCAATAGAAGTAAAAGAAACAGAAGTAGATGCAGAAATAAGAATTACTGACCCAGCACAAATGCAAGCATTCATTGAACAAGAAGAAAACATGATTAAAGAAATGGTTGATGAATTAGTAGCAGCTGGAGCAAATGTATTATTCTGTCAAAAAGGTATCGATGACTTAGCACAACACTACTTATCCAAAGCAGGTATATTAGCAACAAGAAGAGTTAAAAAATCTGACATGGAAAAATTAGCAAAAGCAACTGGTGCAAAAATCGTAACAAACATCGAAGATTTATCTGCAGACGACCTTGGAGATGCAGGATTAGTAGCTGAAGATAAAGTATCTGGTGATGACATGATCTTTGTAAAAGAATGTAAAGATCCAAAAGCAGTAACTTTATTATTAAGAGGTTCCACTTCCCACGTAGTAGATGAAATTGAAAGAGCAGTAGAAGATGCAATAGGAGTAGTAGCTTCCACAGTAGAAGACGGTAAAGTTGTTGTTGGTGGAGGAGCTCCAGAAATAGCAATTGCAAAAGGATTAAAAGACTACGCAGAAACAATAAGTGGAAGAGAACAATTAGCAGTAACTGCATTTGCAGAAGC is a window encoding:
- the thsA gene encoding thermosome subunit alpha, whose product is MAQQQQPLIILPEGTTRNLGRDAQRNNILAGKVLAETVRTTLGPKGMDKMLVDGLGDIVVTNDGVTILKEMDIEHPAAKMLVEVAKTQEDEVGDGTTTAVIIAGELLKRSEELLDQEIHPTIIALGYRQAAQKAIELLDQISIDADDKDTLLKVAMTAMTGKGTEKAREPLAELIVGAVSQVVEDGKVDSEQIKIESKDGAAIEDSELVSGVIIDKEKVHPGMPSEINGAKIALVNSAIEVKETEVDAEIRITDPAQMQAFIEQEENMIKEMVDELVAAGANVLFCQKGIDDLAQHYLSKAGILATRRVKKSDMEKLAKATGAKIVTNIEDLSADDLGDAGLVAEDKVSGDDMIFVKECKDPKAVTLLLRGSTSHVVDEIERAVEDAIGVVASTVEDGKVVVGGGAPEIAIAKGLKDYAETISGREQLAVTAFAEALEVVPRTLAENAGLDSIDSLVDLRAAHEDSIYMGLNVFEGGVTDMKEAGVIEPQRVKKQAIQSAAEAAEMILRIDDVIASSSQGAAAGAPAPDMGMGGMPPM